In one window of Leptospira sp. WS92.C1 DNA:
- a CDS encoding YggS family pyridoxal phosphate-dependent enzyme: protein MGIRDRFLEIQEELKSLRPENPPVLIAVSKFQPLEKIKEAVNAGVIHFGENRIQEGLEKFAEWIANENSNLVLHHIGPVQSGTFRKLFLGYSHTHGVGGEGSVFELLSRAEKEQKQIGYFLQANLTREDTKHGFEKKELISLLEKKEMLSNTFCKLEGLMVMGPSDGDPFKTRETFRELSKIRKEYLPEGKLSMGMSGDYRIAIEEGSDFVRIGSAIFGERN, encoded by the coding sequence ATGGGGATCCGAGATCGTTTTTTAGAAATCCAAGAAGAGCTCAAATCACTCAGACCGGAAAATCCTCCGGTCCTCATCGCCGTTTCCAAGTTCCAGCCCCTTGAAAAAATAAAAGAAGCCGTGAACGCCGGGGTGATTCATTTCGGTGAAAATAGAATCCAAGAAGGTTTGGAAAAATTTGCGGAATGGATCGCAAACGAAAACTCAAATCTTGTCCTGCATCATATCGGACCGGTTCAGAGTGGAACTTTTCGTAAACTGTTTTTAGGATATTCCCACACGCACGGAGTCGGAGGGGAAGGAAGCGTTTTTGAACTTTTGAGCCGCGCCGAAAAGGAACAAAAACAAATCGGATATTTTTTACAAGCCAACCTGACTCGCGAGGATACAAAACACGGGTTTGAAAAAAAAGAACTGATCTCCCTATTGGAAAAAAAAGAAATGCTCTCCAACACATTCTGCAAATTGGAAGGATTGATGGTTATGGGGCCTTCGGACGGAGATCCGTTCAAAACCAGAGAAACGTTTAGAGAACTTTCCAAAATCAGAAAAGAATATTTACCGGAAGGAAAACTATCCATGGGAATGTCCGGCGACTACAGAATTGCAATCGAAGAAGGAAGTGATTTTGTAAGAATCGGAAGCGCCATCTTCGGAGAAAGGAATTGA
- a CDS encoding flagellar filament outer layer protein FlaA, with the protein MCLWGLLYGPTDLSSAPVKRDEDEASRVLILEKILADWKQYNLFLVDSFDGERPWEIYRGISFLNEIRFNSQIPSNEAYLKEREFYPDLTPANDYRSMMIQTFFENPKHSHLEIRPKEKIRLPIGIPTRIFFWMYSSSQNAKIELVLHQHRSKEIIVELGDLTFDGWKRMEKKLEIPGRNVKLNRNLRYPFEIAAIRLIPGPFQKKGEFVFYLDRMGILVDTRDESYPGAEIKDNWGTGF; encoded by the coding sequence ATCTGTCTTTGGGGACTCCTTTATGGACCGACCGATCTGTCCTCCGCTCCCGTGAAAAGAGACGAAGACGAGGCGAGCCGGGTTCTGATTTTAGAGAAGATACTGGCAGACTGGAAGCAATACAATCTTTTTCTTGTCGACTCTTTCGACGGAGAAAGACCCTGGGAAATCTATCGGGGAATTTCTTTCTTAAACGAAATCCGATTCAATTCTCAGATTCCCTCCAACGAGGCCTATTTAAAGGAACGGGAATTTTATCCGGATCTAACCCCGGCCAACGACTATCGTTCGATGATGATTCAAACCTTTTTTGAAAATCCGAAACACTCGCACTTGGAAATCCGTCCCAAGGAAAAGATTCGGCTTCCGATCGGAATCCCGACCCGTATTTTTTTCTGGATGTATTCCTCTTCCCAAAACGCTAAGATCGAATTGGTGCTTCATCAACACAGATCCAAGGAGATCATCGTCGAACTTGGGGATCTGACCTTTGACGGCTGGAAGCGGATGGAGAAGAAGCTGGAAATTCCGGGTCGAAACGTAAAACTCAATCGGAATTTGAGATATCCCTTTGAGATCGCGGCGATTCGGCTCATCCCCGGCCCGTTTCAAAAAAAGGGGGAATTTGTATTCTACTTGGATCGAATGGGAATCCTCGTAGACACAAGAGACGAATCGTATCCGGGAGCGGAAATCAAAGATAATTGGGGTACTGGGTTTTAA
- a CDS encoding dehalogenase, whose product MSGVLFAFDLMDTLIKDPFYSALYKILPVESREKFIQGRERNAFIEFEKGQIEEDEFFERFYLPEFRNGDLPDPRKIKEVMFTKVRLISETVRIVKLLKANGNTIVLASNYSVWYRELEKFPEMQEVFSQFDQLYFSCELGARKPAEEYFQWIQTDFPDKRYVLIDDNATNVEAAGYMGWDTFRFNSKTASELGEFFKTQYPNYL is encoded by the coding sequence ATGAGCGGAGTTTTATTTGCCTTTGATCTGATGGATACGTTAATCAAAGATCCCTTTTATTCTGCACTCTATAAAATACTTCCCGTCGAATCGAGAGAAAAATTTATTCAGGGAAGAGAAAGAAACGCATTTATCGAATTTGAAAAAGGCCAAATCGAAGAAGATGAATTTTTCGAACGATTTTACTTACCCGAATTCCGAAACGGCGATCTGCCGGATCCTCGTAAGATCAAGGAAGTGATGTTTACAAAGGTTCGATTGATTTCCGAAACCGTGAGAATCGTAAAACTACTCAAGGCGAACGGAAACACGATCGTTCTCGCGAGCAATTATTCGGTTTGGTATCGGGAATTGGAGAAATTTCCGGAGATGCAGGAGGTTTTTTCCCAATTCGACCAGCTTTACTTTTCCTGCGAGCTCGGAGCCCGTAAACCAGCGGAGGAATACTTTCAGTGGATTCAGACCGATTTTCCGGATAAACGTTATGTTCTGATCGATGACAACGCGACTAACGTGGAAGCCGCGGGTTATATGGGATGGGATACGTTTCGATTTAATTCGAAAACCGCGTCGGAATTGGGAGAATTTTTTAAAACCCAGTACCCCAATTATCTTTGA
- a CDS encoding 3-deoxy-D-manno-octulosonic acid transferase gives MIFLYQILTIFLLILILPISLLFPSARDFFKKRRLDKHRILSKTQNFEGKKVIWLHAASVGELDQCRALALEFRKKNSQTFLLQSVFSDSVRDSQLEAFPADETFRLPIDTPFAYNWIFKHFHPKVLVLMAWDTWPNLILSAKKNGTKVVLGSAVIGSRKKGILGGLTKEVFQNLSGIYPSHETFYESFRSLVPERIPVKVLGDTRFDTVLKRIEDTKKEFSKPKNYSYSKIILFASTYEPCEELIVSFYKLAKTQQPDLLNELAFWIFPHKTSPDRIIAIEHRLQEAKMEYQTWTSTPYEQMRAQTIIFDVLGILAFAYQAADFAYVGGALHNRVHNVLEPATFGLPLMTGPRISNSPEAMILNQTKGLFIVTQPEDILRILNLPSAELANIRKQNFEFVRKGRGAAERLYEEILNL, from the coding sequence ATGATTTTTCTCTATCAAATCCTGACGATCTTTCTTCTCATCTTGATTCTCCCGATTTCTCTCTTATTTCCGAGTGCTCGGGATTTTTTCAAAAAACGCAGACTGGACAAACATCGAATTCTTTCCAAAACTCAGAACTTCGAAGGAAAAAAAGTGATCTGGCTGCACGCTGCATCGGTGGGAGAATTGGATCAATGCCGAGCTTTGGCTCTGGAATTTAGAAAAAAAAATTCCCAAACCTTTCTTTTACAATCCGTGTTTTCGGATAGCGTCCGGGATTCTCAACTCGAGGCTTTTCCTGCGGATGAAACCTTTCGACTTCCGATTGATACTCCATTTGCATACAACTGGATTTTCAAACACTTCCACCCAAAGGTTCTGGTATTGATGGCCTGGGATACTTGGCCAAATCTCATCCTCTCCGCAAAAAAAAATGGAACCAAAGTAGTGTTGGGTTCCGCAGTCATAGGAAGTCGTAAAAAAGGAATTTTGGGAGGTTTGACGAAGGAGGTGTTTCAAAATCTGAGCGGAATCTATCCTTCTCACGAAACCTTTTACGAATCCTTTCGTTCCTTGGTTCCGGAAAGAATTCCGGTCAAAGTTCTCGGTGACACAAGATTTGATACCGTTCTAAAACGAATCGAGGATACAAAAAAAGAATTTTCAAAACCTAAAAATTATTCGTATTCGAAAATTATACTATTTGCATCTACATACGAACCCTGCGAGGAATTGATCGTTTCCTTTTACAAACTCGCAAAAACACAACAGCCGGATTTGTTAAACGAACTTGCGTTTTGGATCTTTCCACACAAAACGTCTCCGGATCGAATCATCGCGATCGAACACAGACTCCAAGAAGCAAAGATGGAATACCAGACCTGGACTTCCACTCCGTATGAACAAATGAGGGCGCAGACGATCATTTTCGACGTTTTGGGAATTTTAGCGTTCGCTTATCAAGCCGCGGATTTTGCCTACGTAGGCGGCGCACTTCATAACAGGGTGCATAACGTTCTCGAACCGGCGACCTTCGGACTGCCCTTGATGACTGGCCCTAGGATCTCCAATTCTCCCGAGGCAATGATATTAAATCAGACCAAGGGGTTGTTTATCGTCACCCAACCGGAAGATATTTTAAGAATTTTGAATCTCCCTTCTGCAGAACTTGCAAACATTCGAAAACAAAATTTCGAGTTCGTCCGCAAAGGCAGAGGCGCAGCTGAACGATTGTATGAAGAAATTTTGAATTTGTAA
- a CDS encoding type II toxin-antitoxin system RelE/ParE family toxin, with the protein MLNNAFSIDDLRSPPGNRLEFLKGNRKGQYSIRINDQWRICFLWSGRNALNVEIVDYHS; encoded by the coding sequence ATGCTGAATAACGCATTTTCGATCGATGATCTTCGATCGCCTCCCGGTAATCGATTAGAATTTCTCAAAGGAAATCGAAAAGGTCAATATAGCATTCGAATTAATGATCAATGGCGTATTTGTTTTCTTTGGTCCGGTAGAAACGCATTGAACGTCGAAATCGTAGATTATCATTCTTAG
- a CDS encoding HigA family addiction module antitoxin has product MKRIPNIHPGSVLEEEFLVPLEISAYRLAKETNIPQTRISQIIKKKRSITADTAIRFSKFFGTTPQFWLGLQNDYDLEEEMLKKKKEFGAIHYFKKVV; this is encoded by the coding sequence ATGAAACGCATTCCCAACATACATCCAGGATCCGTATTGGAGGAGGAATTTCTAGTTCCTTTAGAAATCTCCGCGTATCGATTGGCAAAGGAAACAAACATTCCACAAACCCGAATCAGTCAAATTATCAAAAAAAAGCGTAGCATCACTGCGGATACTGCAATCCGATTTTCCAAATTTTTCGGCACGACTCCTCAATTTTGGTTAGGTCTCCAAAATGACTACGATCTGGAAGAGGAAATGTTAAAGAAAAAGAAAGAATTTGGAGCCATTCATTATTTCAAAAAAGTAGTTTAG
- a CDS encoding sodium-translocating pyrophosphatase yields the protein MNSVTIIIAMSILAIVTAVVYALKVLRIRVGVPGSNDKETQKLIEISSAISEGAMAFLVREYKVISVFIAFMAVLIVLLLDNPVTEGFNDGIHTAIAFVSGAVISCLCGFIGMKIATAGNVRTAEAAKISISKAFRVAFDSGAVMGFGLVGLAILGMIVLFLIFTGMHPEIEKHFLMESLAGFGLGGSAVALFGRVGGGIYTKAADVGADLVGKVEKGIPEDDPRNPATIADNVGDNVGDVAGMGADLFGSCAEATCAALVIGATASALSGSVDALLYPLLISAFGIPASLLTSFLARVKEGGNVETTLKIQLWVSTILVAGIMYFVTNTFMVDSFEIAGKTITKWDVYISMLVGLFSGMFIGIVTEYYTSHSYKPVREVAEASNTGAATNIIYGLSLGYHSSVIPVILLVITIVTANILAGMYGIAIAALGMISTIAVGLTIDAYGPVADNAGGIAEMAELGKEVRDRTDTLDAAGNTTAAIGKGFAIGSAALTSLALFAAFITRTHTSSLEILNPEVFGGLMFGAMLPFLFTAMTMKSVGKAAVDMVEEVRKQFREIPGIMEGKNKPDYKRCVDISTTAALREMILPGLLVLLTPIVVGYLFGVKSLAGVLAGALVAGVVLAISAANSGGGWDNAKKYIEKKAGGKGSDQHKAAVVGDTVGDPFKDTSGPSINILIKLMAITSLVFAEFFVQHGGLLLRVFQ from the coding sequence ATGAATTCAGTTACGATTATTATCGCCATGTCCATTTTGGCGATCGTTACTGCGGTAGTCTATGCTCTGAAGGTTCTCCGCATTCGAGTCGGCGTCCCGGGTAGTAACGATAAAGAGACTCAAAAACTCATCGAAATATCATCCGCCATCTCCGAAGGAGCTATGGCCTTCCTCGTTCGGGAATACAAGGTGATTTCCGTATTCATCGCCTTTATGGCGGTCCTGATCGTTCTCCTTTTGGACAATCCTGTCACAGAAGGGTTCAATGACGGAATTCACACCGCGATTGCGTTCGTTTCCGGAGCAGTAATTTCCTGTCTTTGCGGTTTTATCGGAATGAAGATCGCAACCGCAGGGAACGTAAGAACCGCGGAAGCGGCGAAAATTTCCATCTCTAAGGCGTTTCGGGTCGCGTTTGATTCCGGAGCGGTGATGGGATTTGGTCTCGTGGGTCTTGCGATCCTCGGAATGATCGTACTATTTCTCATTTTTACGGGAATGCATCCTGAAATCGAAAAACACTTTCTCATGGAATCTCTGGCCGGTTTCGGTTTAGGCGGTTCGGCAGTCGCTCTTTTCGGAAGAGTGGGTGGGGGAATTTACACCAAGGCAGCGGACGTCGGAGCCGACTTGGTGGGAAAAGTGGAAAAGGGAATTCCGGAGGATGATCCGAGAAACCCAGCAACGATTGCGGATAACGTGGGAGACAACGTGGGTGACGTGGCCGGTATGGGCGCGGATCTTTTCGGTTCCTGCGCGGAAGCGACCTGTGCGGCTCTTGTGATCGGAGCGACCGCTTCGGCGCTTTCCGGATCGGTGGACGCTCTTTTGTATCCTCTTTTGATTTCCGCTTTCGGAATCCCGGCTTCTCTTTTGACCAGCTTTCTTGCCAGAGTCAAAGAAGGCGGAAACGTAGAAACCACACTGAAAATTCAGCTTTGGGTTTCGACCATTCTCGTTGCGGGCATCATGTATTTCGTAACCAACACTTTTATGGTGGATTCGTTTGAAATCGCAGGAAAGACGATCACAAAATGGGATGTTTATATTTCCATGCTCGTGGGACTTTTTTCAGGAATGTTTATAGGAATCGTGACAGAGTATTACACTTCTCATTCTTACAAACCCGTAAGAGAAGTTGCCGAGGCTTCCAACACCGGAGCAGCGACAAACATCATCTACGGATTGTCTTTGGGATATCATTCCTCCGTGATCCCGGTGATTCTTCTGGTGATCACGATTGTGACCGCGAACATTCTCGCTGGAATGTATGGAATCGCGATCGCCGCTCTTGGGATGATTTCCACGATCGCAGTAGGTCTTACGATCGACGCGTATGGCCCCGTTGCAGATAACGCAGGTGGAATCGCGGAAATGGCGGAGCTTGGAAAAGAAGTTCGTGATAGAACCGATACTCTTGACGCGGCCGGAAATACCACTGCAGCGATCGGAAAGGGTTTTGCGATCGGATCCGCTGCCCTGACTTCCCTCGCGCTTTTTGCGGCTTTTATCACAAGAACCCATACTTCCAGTCTGGAAATTTTGAACCCTGAAGTTTTCGGCGGATTGATGTTTGGTGCGATGTTGCCTTTCTTGTTTACCGCGATGACGATGAAATCCGTGGGTAAGGCAGCCGTGGACATGGTGGAAGAAGTTCGGAAACAGTTTCGTGAAATTCCGGGAATTATGGAAGGAAAGAATAAACCCGACTACAAACGTTGTGTAGACATTTCTACGACCGCAGCTTTGAGAGAGATGATTCTTCCCGGTTTGCTCGTTCTTTTGACTCCGATCGTTGTCGGTTATCTTTTCGGAGTTAAATCTCTCGCAGGAGTTCTTGCGGGCGCTCTGGTTGCCGGTGTGGTTCTTGCGATCTCCGCGGCAAACTCGGGCGGCGGATGGGACAACGCGAAAAAATACATCGAGAAAAAAGCCGGTGGTAAAGGATCCGATCAACACAAGGCGGCAGTAGTCGGTGATACCGTCGGAGATCCGTTCAAGGACACGTCCGGACCGTCGATCAACATTCTCATCAAGTTGATGGCGATCACAAGCCTCGTATTTGCGGAATTTTTTGTGCAACATGGCGGATTGCTTTTGAGAGTTTTCCAGTAA
- a CDS encoding tetratricopeptide repeat protein: MFFFNVPMFKKMGRILPDKLAGRLLSTCFFFVLCTGYSTLYGNSTFSYEELLRQAREELGRLRYDQALQKLEIADSLGNKRSGVYYEIEGRAWIGKGDLTTALESFEKSIVVEPTNYGLMTEIVVGYEELRKPDKAFRFTRLSLSQNGENPELRYKALVLSSRLGNLPYYEETLRWIRESNPYKNDLSAIEAEVDSSYESGKIDESIAKCKKYLLYFPENAYLHRILLLSLKKKRSPFLEQALLNRAAIFREEPIYAYESGLEFLQNRRFNDALALSRRAFYLSLKKNGRAEKEILYPLHRIYRQQGSVSDIQAIEILQEIIETKRELNEDFLDSKLKQTGYNRELLLFSLFFLQKKPSRSSDQRSEEWKIFFGKIRKQQEDEDLSQVVSPFALDPEESAFLSEKNQLVP, encoded by the coding sequence TTGTTTTTTTTCAATGTTCCGATGTTTAAAAAGATGGGAAGAATTCTACCTGACAAACTAGCTGGGAGACTGCTATCCACTTGTTTCTTTTTTGTACTTTGCACAGGTTATTCAACTCTCTATGGGAATTCAACCTTTTCTTACGAAGAGCTGCTCCGCCAGGCCCGTGAAGAATTGGGACGACTTCGTTACGACCAAGCCCTCCAGAAGTTGGAGATCGCGGATTCTCTTGGAAACAAACGAAGCGGTGTGTATTACGAAATCGAAGGAAGAGCCTGGATCGGCAAAGGAGATCTAACGACCGCTTTGGAGAGTTTTGAGAAAAGTATCGTCGTAGAACCGACTAACTACGGGCTAATGACCGAAATCGTCGTCGGATACGAAGAATTGAGAAAACCGGATAAGGCCTTCCGATTTACCCGACTCAGTTTATCACAGAACGGAGAAAACCCGGAACTCAGATACAAGGCCCTCGTTTTGAGTTCCCGATTGGGAAATCTTCCTTATTACGAAGAAACCCTGCGCTGGATCCGAGAAAGCAATCCCTACAAAAACGATCTTTCCGCGATCGAAGCGGAAGTAGATTCTTCCTACGAATCCGGAAAAATCGACGAATCGATCGCCAAATGTAAAAAGTATCTCCTCTACTTTCCGGAAAATGCATATTTACACCGAATTCTACTCTTATCCCTGAAGAAAAAACGATCTCCTTTTTTGGAACAGGCTTTGTTAAATCGTGCCGCGATCTTTCGCGAAGAACCGATTTATGCATACGAATCCGGATTGGAGTTTTTACAGAACCGAAGATTTAACGACGCGCTGGCCTTATCCAGAAGGGCCTTTTATCTCAGCCTTAAGAAGAATGGAAGAGCGGAAAAAGAGATTCTATATCCGCTCCATAGAATTTACAGACAACAAGGATCCGTCTCCGATATCCAAGCGATCGAAATTCTCCAGGAAATCATTGAAACCAAACGCGAGTTAAACGAAGATTTTTTAGATTCCAAACTCAAACAAACCGGTTACAACCGCGAATTACTACTTTTCTCCCTTTTCTTTTTGCAAAAAAAACCAAGCCGCAGTTCCGACCAAAGGTCTGAAGAATGGAAAATTTTCTTTGGAAAGATCAGAAAACAACAAGAAGACGAGGACCTATCCCAAGTGGTGTCGCCCTTTGCCCTCGATCCGGAAGAATCCGCCTTTCTTTCGGAGAAAAATCAGCTCGTTCCGTAA
- a CDS encoding DUF3015 family protein: MKKIFIKISTCVFLLFLTLSTTPAFSADYHVAGCGLGSLIIKENKMVMQLLAVTLNATGVQTVGITIGTSNCKTDGLVKQDKIQEVFVAVNFGALEQEIAIGKGEKLSALSSLLGCPIDQTDRFSQLTQTNYSKFFSGNPTPYSMLNSVKEEIVQDSVLSAACKI, encoded by the coding sequence ATGAAAAAAATATTCATTAAAATTTCGACCTGTGTTTTTCTCCTGTTTTTAACCTTGTCCACAACCCCTGCTTTTAGCGCGGATTATCACGTAGCCGGATGCGGACTTGGTTCATTAATCATCAAAGAGAACAAGATGGTAATGCAACTTCTTGCGGTTACTTTAAATGCAACCGGAGTACAAACCGTCGGAATTACGATCGGGACCTCCAATTGTAAAACGGATGGTTTGGTAAAACAAGACAAAATCCAGGAAGTTTTTGTCGCGGTCAACTTTGGCGCTTTGGAGCAGGAGATCGCAATCGGAAAGGGAGAAAAACTTTCGGCTCTTTCCTCCTTGTTGGGTTGTCCGATTGATCAGACCGATCGTTTTTCTCAATTGACTCAAACGAATTATTCGAAATTCTTTTCTGGTAATCCGACTCCTTACTCTATGTTGAATAGCGTAAAAGAAGAAATCGTACAAGACTCGGTATTGTCCGCAGCTTGTAAAATCTAA
- a CDS encoding DUF3015 family protein, with protein sequence MKTLFKSIAISLTLLPLLITSQVHAYGAAGCGIGSVVITENKVVHQVIAATINGFSGNQLLGITTGTLNCKTDGVTHKDKEQEIFVHLNYNSLALESAQGKGEKLETFASLLHCKDTKVLADFTKQNHASLFSSEDPSDFLIKIKQEVIKDSILSQVCKI encoded by the coding sequence ATGAAAACACTTTTTAAATCAATCGCAATTTCATTGACCTTACTCCCTCTTTTGATCACCAGCCAGGTTCATGCTTACGGCGCGGCCGGTTGCGGAATCGGATCCGTAGTGATCACCGAAAACAAAGTGGTTCATCAAGTAATTGCAGCCACCATAAACGGATTTTCCGGGAATCAACTTTTAGGAATCACAACCGGAACCTTGAATTGCAAAACGGATGGAGTGACGCATAAGGACAAAGAACAGGAAATTTTTGTTCACCTGAATTACAATTCGCTCGCTCTTGAGTCCGCTCAAGGTAAGGGAGAAAAACTGGAAACGTTTGCAAGTTTACTCCACTGCAAGGACACGAAAGTTCTCGCAGACTTTACAAAACAGAATCACGCTTCCTTGTTTAGTTCCGAGGATCCTTCCGACTTTCTGATCAAGATAAAACAAGAAGTGATCAAAGACAGTATCCTTTCTCAAGTTTGTAAAATCTAA
- a CDS encoding DUF4105 domain-containing protein: MKPIQIKVFLSIISLLLFTSGFLFSQETTSAQIQVYQDAALSKNLDSARYWKLLLHYRDPRFFGKPKSEADGADFFVSPDGKKDPKAELLETIRAFFRDPIPDEINETKLHPLCKYPERFRWLDSQLNFDKNLLPKLNCDRYKNWINALNPTSIKLIFASFYLNNPASLFGHNLLKIGSEAGQSEILDYAVNFAASSPPDDSALTYTFKGLAGGYPGYFSIFPYYYKINEYNDMESRDLWEYELNLSPEASKRIASHVWELSSTYFDYFFFDENCSYHLLSLLEIGNPELKLRDKFNLYTIPSDTVKLVLEQEGLIRKKLYRPSLSSKLEQKIFHLEENEKQKVFGYLNGELELKDILESGDGQRHAFMLDAILDADRYRQSLKKYTPEQEQKYRNVLIERSKINFPPLPEQKPMVSPPEEGHGSGRFKIGRGESTLGGYSEFAIRPAYHDFLNYDNGFVPFSTIEYFSAVFRKYDFQKNPTIEEGSFVKILSLSPVNPISSPVSFFFDIGADSSMIKPNFNFRKSSPYFLATNQGVPLLLIQPEYQKEKDNYEKAYRVTNFNLEGTGGYTFSNVGSGSSFLWTFSFQVGAKGRANGIYPEGLLVAPQAAIFTGCSYGNWKFGLSAQYFGFSIYGYKDDYKVTPGIRYRSSQNTEIRLEGKLQKYYEEAQVSVSIFF, translated from the coding sequence TTGAAACCGATTCAAATCAAAGTTTTTTTATCCATCATATCTCTTCTCTTATTCACTTCGGGGTTTCTTTTTTCTCAAGAGACAACATCCGCTCAAATACAAGTGTATCAGGATGCCGCACTGAGTAAAAATTTAGATTCAGCTCGTTACTGGAAACTTCTTCTTCATTACAGAGACCCTCGTTTTTTTGGAAAACCTAAAAGCGAAGCCGATGGAGCCGATTTTTTTGTTTCTCCGGATGGAAAAAAAGACCCGAAGGCCGAGCTGCTCGAAACCATTCGTGCTTTTTTTAGAGACCCGATCCCCGACGAAATCAACGAAACCAAACTCCATCCTTTGTGTAAATATCCGGAACGATTTCGATGGTTGGATTCTCAACTGAATTTTGATAAAAATTTATTGCCGAAATTGAACTGCGACAGATACAAAAACTGGATCAATGCCTTAAATCCGACGTCGATCAAACTTATCTTTGCTTCGTTTTACTTAAACAACCCGGCATCTCTATTCGGTCACAATCTGTTAAAGATCGGATCCGAAGCGGGACAGTCCGAAATTTTGGACTACGCGGTCAATTTTGCCGCAAGCAGCCCTCCGGATGATTCGGCGTTGACATATACGTTTAAAGGGCTGGCGGGCGGATATCCCGGGTATTTTAGTATATTTCCATATTATTATAAAATTAACGAATACAACGATATGGAAAGCAGGGATCTCTGGGAATACGAACTCAACCTAAGTCCGGAAGCCTCTAAACGAATCGCATCCCACGTTTGGGAATTGAGCAGTACTTATTTTGATTACTTTTTTTTCGATGAAAATTGTTCGTATCATCTCCTTTCCCTTTTAGAAATCGGAAATCCGGAATTAAAACTCAGAGATAAATTCAATTTATATACAATCCCTTCGGACACCGTGAAACTCGTATTGGAACAGGAAGGATTGATCCGCAAAAAATTATACCGGCCTTCTTTGAGTTCCAAACTGGAACAAAAGATATTTCATCTCGAAGAAAACGAAAAACAAAAAGTTTTCGGATATCTAAACGGAGAGCTGGAGCTCAAGGATATTTTAGAATCCGGCGACGGACAGAGACACGCATTTATGCTGGACGCGATTTTGGATGCCGATCGTTACCGGCAATCCCTAAAAAAATACACTCCGGAACAGGAACAAAAATATAGAAACGTTTTGATCGAAAGAAGTAAAATCAACTTTCCTCCTTTACCCGAACAGAAACCGATGGTTTCTCCGCCTGAAGAAGGACACGGAAGCGGGAGATTTAAAATCGGCAGAGGAGAATCTACGTTAGGCGGTTATTCGGAATTTGCAATACGTCCTGCATATCACGATTTTCTAAATTACGACAACGGATTTGTTCCATTTTCGACTATAGAATATTTTTCCGCGGTGTTCAGAAAATACGACTTTCAAAAAAATCCCACGATCGAAGAAGGAAGTTTTGTCAAGATTCTATCGCTATCACCCGTCAATCCGATTTCGTCTCCCGTATCCTTTTTCTTTGACATCGGCGCGGATTCCTCCATGATCAAACCGAACTTTAATTTCCGAAAATCGTCTCCGTATTTTTTGGCAACCAATCAAGGGGTTCCTCTTTTGCTAATTCAACCGGAATATCAAAAAGAAAAAGACAATTACGAAAAAGCGTATCGGGTTACGAACTTCAATCTGGAAGGCACGGGTGGTTATACTTTTTCCAACGTCGGTTCGGGGAGTTCGTTTTTATGGACCTTTTCCTTTCAAGTAGGCGCCAAAGGAAGAGCGAACGGCATCTATCCGGAAGGACTTTTGGTCGCCCCGCAAGCCGCGATTTTTACCGGATGTTCTTACGGAAATTGGAAATTCGGATTGTCTGCGCAGTATTTCGGATTCTCGATTTACGGATATAAAGACGATTATAAAGTAACTCCGGGGATCCGCTATCGTTCTTCTCAAAATACGGAAATTCGACTGGAAGGAAAATTACAAAAATATTATGAAGAAGCCCAAGTTTCAGTTTCGATCTTTTTCTAA